Proteins from a single region of Coregonus clupeaformis isolate EN_2021a chromosome 19, ASM2061545v1, whole genome shotgun sequence:
- the LOC121531288 gene encoding alpha-1,3-mannosyl-glycoprotein 4-beta-N-acetylglucosaminyltransferase C-like, with product MRLVWKSLDKMCFRKRSTIPFLGVLITCLLFLNLYMEDGYMLEAGKRPLRETSMQPSNSERYVHTFRDLTNFSGTINVTYRYLAGTPLPRKKYLTIGLSSVKRKRGNYLMETIKSIFDQSSYEELKEIVVVVHLADFDLAWCENLVQDISRKFAHHIIAGRLLVIHAPEEYYPSLVGLKRNYNDPDDRVRFRSKQNVDYAFLLNFCTNLSDFYMMLEDDVRCSRNFLTSLKKVVTSREGSYWVMLEFSKLGYIGKLYHSRDLPRLAHFLLMFYQEMPCDWLLIHFRDLLAQKDVIRFKPSLFQHMGHYSSYKGAENKLKDDDFEEDSIDIPDNPPASLYTSINVFENYDTTKAYSSVDEYFWGKPPSTGDFFVIVFNKSTKISKIKIVTGTEDRQNDILHHGALEVGEKLVGTKRGRQCSSYITLGEFKYGNIVVQDVDHKIAFDIECVRIVVTASQKEWLIIMTISLWTTQPLSQWYTEGPYRLD from the exons ATGAGGCTGGTGTGGAAGTCCCTGGACAAGATGTGTTTCCGTAAacgctccaccatccccttcctgggGGTCCTGATCACCTGTCTACTCTTCCTCAATCTCTACATGGAGGATGGATACATGTTG GAGGCGGGTAAAAGACCGCTGAGAGAGACATCAATGCAACCTTCAAACTCTGAGAGATATGTTCACACCTTCAGAGACCTCACTAATTTCTCTGGAACCATAAACGTCACATATCGTTACCTCGCTGGGACCCCACTGCCCCGAAAGA AATATCTAACCATTGGGTTGTCATCTGTGAAAAGAAAAAGAGGGAATTACCTTATGGAGACGATCAAATCCATTTTTGACCAGTCCAGTTATGAGGAGCTGAAAGAGATTGTGGTGGTGGTCCACCTGGCGGACTTTGACCTGGCCTGGTGTGAAAACCTGGTGCAGGACATCTCCAGGAAGTTTGCCCACCACATCATCGCTGGGCGTCTCCTGGTGATCCATGCCCCTGAGGAGTACTATCCATCACTGGTTGGGCTAAAAAGGAACTACAATGACCCAGATGACAGGGTACGCTTCCGTTCCAAGCAGAATGTGGACTACGCCTTTCTCCTCAACTTCTGCACCAACCTCTCTGATTTCTACATGATGCTGGAGGACGATGTGCGCTGCTCACGGAACTTTCTGACATCCCTGAAGAAGGTGGTCACCTCCAGGGAAGGCTCCTACTGGGTGATGCTGGAGTTCTCCAAGCTTGGCTACATAGGGAAGCTCTACCACTCAAGAGACCTGCCGCGCCTGGCCCACTTCCTGCTCATGTTCTACCAGGAAATGCCCTGTGACTGGCTCCTCATTCACTTCCGGGACCTACTTGCCCAGAAAGACGTGATACGCTTCAAGCCCTCCTTGTTCCAGCACATGGGCCACTACTCCTCATATAAGGGGGCAGAGAACAAGTTGAAGGATGATGACTTTGAAGAAGACTCCATTGATATCCCTGACAACCCTCCTGCCAGCCTGTACACAAGCATTAATGTATTTGAAAACTATGACACCACCAAGGCTTACAGCAGTGTGGACGAATACTTTTGGGGGAAACCCCCTTCTACCGGAGACTTCTTTGTCATCGTCTTTAACAAATCAACTAAAATAAGCAAAATCAAAATCGTGACAGGAACGGAAGATCGTCAGAACGATATCCTGCACCATGGAGCTCTGGAAGTAGGAGAGAAGCTGGTGGGGACAAAGAGAGGAAGGCAGTGTTCTTCCTACATCACTTTAGGGGAGTTTAAATATGGCAACATTGTGGTTCAAGACGTGGACCACAAGATTGCCTTTGACATTGAGTGTGTTCGTATTGTGGTGACTGCCAGTCAGAAAGAATGGCTGATCATTATGACTATAAGTCTGTGGACTACACAACCACTCAGTCAATGGTACACTGAGGGACCATACCGTTTGGACTAA